A single window of Nicotiana tomentosiformis chromosome 1, ASM39032v3, whole genome shotgun sequence DNA harbors:
- the LOC138908869 gene encoding uncharacterized protein, translating into MKKTLEEIVTILDELSEYANQWPSESAERRRSTGVHQVEATTSVQVQLDAMAKDTRKLTLASIQSEPHAACDIYGRGHPTHECQASTEEVNVVGNYNTIGQRNQGFSLSSPRGTTNARQQNKSRPQGQGAPVFQNQQRQQFQPQQSNQHDLEDLMKACITKTDERLDAHGEAMKELGTSFRNLERQVGQIAIILSEMVPGTLPADTERNPKETVNVVTLRMLSQMPIYANFLKEILTKKRKVEDTSVVKLTEHCSAILQNKLPQKCGDPGSFTIPCSLGSINFDKSLCDFGASINLMPLSIYRKLEKEIGEIRSVPISLQLVDQTTLVPKGIVEDILVRIDKFVFPADFIVVNMEENKEVSLILGRLFLATSRTILDIHERKLILRVGEETVTFEMNVERGGAKKEKPTASVEWKVKGSKEKAAVSEKDKCEVHPKKAEKKLSSWMCALVRTQGMDPDFDSDPD; encoded by the exons atgaagaagactctagaggagatagtcacaattcttgacGAGTTATCTGAATATGCAAATcaatggccctctgagagtgctgaaagaagaagatcaactggtgttcaccaagttgaagCTACGACATcggtgcaggtacaacttgatgctatggccaaAGATACAAGGAAGCTGACCTTGGCCtcgatacaaagtgagcctcatgcagcttgtgatatatatgGAAGAGGACATCCTACTCATGaatgtcaagcctcaactgaagAAGTGAATGTTGTGGGAAATTATAATACAATAGGTCAGAGGAACCAAGGTTTTTCGTTGAGTTCACCTAGAGGTACTACAAATGCGCGGCAACAAAATAAGTCTAGAcctcagggacaaggagctccagtcTTCCAGAATCAACAGAGGcagcagtttcagcctcaacagtcAAATCAGCATGatctagaagatctaatgaaggcctGCATTACCAAGACGGATGAGAGGTTGGACGCGCATGGGGAAGCTATGAAAGAATTGGGCACTAGTTTTCGgaacttggagagacaagtgggacagattgcaataatattatctgagaTGGTCCCAGGCACTCTGCcagctgatactgagagaaatcccaaggaaacagtgaatgttgtaactcTAAGAA TGCTCTCCCAAATGCCAATTTATGCCAacttcttgaaggagatcctgacaaagaagagaaaggtaGAAGatacctcagtggtcaagcttacagagcattgcagtgcgatattgcaaaacaaactcccacaaaagtgtggagatccaggaagTTTTAcaataccttgctctttaggctctattaattttgataaatctttatgtgattttggtgcctcaattaacttaatgccgctatctatttacaggaaactggagaaggagattggagagataaggtcagtgccaatatctttgcagctggtagACCAAACAACTCTAGTACCtaaggggatagtggaagatatcTTAGTTCGgatagataagtttgtatttcctgcagattttatagtagtgaatatggaggagaacaaagagGTCTCCCTTATCTTAGGAAGACTATTCTTAGCAACAAGTAGAacaatattagatatacacgagagaaagctcattcttagagtgggtgaggagactgtaactttcgagatgaatgtagaaaGGGGGGGGGCAAAAAAGGAGAAGCcaactgcaagtgttgagtggaaagtgaagggctcaaaagagaaggctgcagtgagtgagaaagataagtgtgagGTGCACCCCAAGAAGGCGGAGAAGAAGTTGTCTTcatggatgtgcgcattagtACGAACGCAAGGAATGgatcccgacttcgactcagaccccgactag